A genomic window from Candidatus Cloacimonadota bacterium includes:
- a CDS encoding PAS domain S-box protein: MAKTSVLIVEDEIIVAKNTEVMLRSLDYNIIDICPSGEKAIKTTVEKHPDLILMDIVLAGKIDGIEAARQILEEVDVPIIFTTSYSDDETLKRAKETTPYGYIIKPFQKKELLASIEIAIERHTLEQINRQNEQLLQTTLQSISDGIITTDKKGNVLYINNIGESITGWSTQEVIGKPLKEVFKFSGADKIKDLCKIIDNPSRIKEIVKIPSATLIDNKELSKIIEGSISPIIGKTGKISGFVFVFRDITVLNKAQRIQNTLYNISNAVNSTNNIQELFESIQEYLGEIIDTKNFYVALYDKKNDTISLPYIIDQEDKFTTFPAGKTLTGYVIKDNKSMLVDQELNKEMTKKGLIESIGSPSKIWLGVPLRIEKEVIGVVAVQSYDDENLYTKDDLEILEFVSEQMAIAISHKRVEDAQRVERAYFEQLFENAPEAIVLIDNESRILRMNEEFTRTFGYTIEEAQNKKIDELLTRGEYGKEAKKVTGKIAKGETVALESVRWHKNGTPVDVSILGTPIIFGGGQLAVYGIYRDISDKKAAQEALKKSEERYRELIENVHDIIYRFDLEGVITYINTVGEKIFGMPSDEIVGKRTLDIVQPENRTALKHFFQRQYLKKTQNTYHEFEIIKKNNEKTWLGQNTSLLLENDKIIGFQAIARDITSRKKAEEEIREANKKLELLSRTDPLTQLSNRRDVIEKIRYEKRRYGRSEQSFTIMICDIDDFKVINDTFGHDAGDEVLKTLANIMCMNVRKQDTVARWGGEEFLLLLPQTEAAGGLVLAEKIRSRIKSKEFKFLGKSIHITITIGLSVYHENRSIEDTINQADQALYMGKKLGKDCVKCETDLVK; this comes from the coding sequence ATGGCGAAAACAAGCGTGCTCATAGTAGAGGATGAGATAATTGTTGCAAAAAATACCGAGGTAATGCTTCGCAGTCTTGATTATAATATCATAGACATTTGCCCTTCTGGTGAAAAAGCAATCAAGACAACTGTGGAAAAACATCCTGATCTTATACTCATGGATATAGTCCTTGCCGGTAAGATTGATGGCATTGAAGCAGCGCGACAGATCCTCGAAGAGGTTGATGTTCCGATCATCTTCACGACGTCATATTCTGATGATGAAACGCTGAAGCGCGCAAAAGAGACCACTCCGTATGGGTATATTATCAAGCCATTTCAAAAAAAGGAATTATTGGCAAGCATCGAGATTGCGATCGAACGCCATACACTCGAACAGATAAACCGCCAGAATGAACAACTGCTGCAGACAACGCTCCAGAGTATCAGTGACGGTATTATCACAACAGATAAAAAGGGAAATGTTCTTTATATAAATAATATTGGAGAAAGCATTACCGGATGGTCTACTCAAGAGGTTATAGGCAAGCCCTTAAAAGAAGTCTTCAAGTTTTCAGGTGCTGATAAAATTAAAGATCTATGCAAAATAATTGATAATCCTTCACGAATAAAAGAAATTGTTAAGATCCCATCAGCAACGCTTATTGACAACAAGGAATTATCTAAAATAATCGAGGGAAGTATATCTCCAATTATTGGCAAAACAGGTAAGATATCCGGTTTTGTTTTTGTTTTTCGGGACATCACCGTGCTCAATAAAGCGCAACGGATTCAAAATACACTGTATAACATTTCAAATGCCGTTAATTCTACAAATAATATCCAGGAACTGTTTGAATCAATTCAAGAATATCTCGGTGAAATCATCGACACGAAGAATTTTTATGTGGCTCTGTATGATAAGAAAAACGATACGATCTCTCTTCCTTATATCATCGATCAGGAAGATAAGTTCACAACGTTCCCTGCAGGTAAGACACTTACAGGATATGTAATTAAGGATAATAAATCCATGCTTGTTGACCAGGAATTGAACAAAGAGATGACAAAGAAAGGTTTGATAGAAAGTATCGGTTCACCATCAAAGATCTGGCTCGGGGTGCCGTTGCGCATAGAGAAAGAAGTTATCGGTGTTGTTGCAGTACAAAGTTATGATGATGAAAATCTTTATACAAAAGACGATCTGGAAATTCTGGAGTTCGTTTCAGAGCAGATGGCAATAGCTATTTCCCATAAACGTGTCGAGGATGCACAGCGAGTTGAGAGAGCTTATTTTGAGCAGCTTTTTGAGAATGCTCCAGAGGCTATTGTGCTCATCGATAATGAAAGCAGAATTCTACGAATGAATGAGGAATTTACCAGAACTTTTGGATATACAATTGAGGAAGCACAAAATAAAAAGATCGATGAACTTCTTACTCGCGGCGAATATGGAAAAGAGGCAAAAAAGGTCACAGGAAAAATCGCGAAAGGAGAAACGGTTGCCCTCGAAAGTGTGCGCTGGCACAAGAACGGTACGCCGGTCGATGTTTCTATCCTTGGTACACCAATTATTTTTGGGGGAGGTCAGCTGGCAGTTTATGGGATATACCGTGATATTTCAGACAAAAAAGCAGCCCAAGAAGCACTGAAAAAAAGTGAAGAACGGTATCGAGAACTCATCGAAAATGTACATGACATAATTTATAGATTCGATCTGGAGGGAGTAATAACGTATATCAACACTGTTGGAGAAAAAATATTTGGGATGCCGTCAGATGAAATAGTAGGAAAAAGAACTCTCGATATTGTGCAGCCGGAGAACCGAACTGCCTTAAAACATTTCTTCCAGAGACAGTACTTAAAGAAAACGCAGAATACGTATCATGAATTTGAGATTATTAAGAAAAACAATGAAAAAACATGGCTTGGACAGAATACTTCTTTGCTTTTAGAAAATGATAAGATTATTGGTTTCCAGGCAATCGCACGCGATATAACCAGCAGAAAAAAAGCAGAAGAAGAAATCCGTGAAGCAAACAAGAAACTCGAGCTCCTTTCACGAACCGATCCCCTTACGCAACTTTCTAACCGCAGGGATGTTATTGAGAAGATCAGGTATGAAAAAAGACGATACGGCAGAAGTGAACAGTCCTTCACAATAATGATCTGTGATATTGATGATTTTAAAGTCATAAACGATACGTTTGGACATGATGCGGGAGATGAAGTTCTAAAAACCCTTGCAAATATAATGTGCATGAATGTCCGCAAACAGGATACTGTTGCCCGTTGGGGTGGCGAAGAATTCCTGCTGCTGCTTCCTCAAACAGAGGCAGCAGGCGGCTTGGTCCTTGCGGAAAAGATCAGGTCACGGATAAAGTCAAAAGAATTCAAATTCCTTGGAAAGAGTATCCATATTACGATAACAATCGGCTTAAGCGTCTATCATGAAAACAGATCAATAGAGGACACCATTAACCAGGCAGATCAGGCACTTTACATGGGTAAAAAACTTGGAAAAGATTGCGTGAAGTGCGAAACAGATCTTGTGAAATAA
- a CDS encoding purine/pyrimidine permease, translating to MIKKPDNLIYGVNEKPPPFTTLFLGLQHVFVIFIAMIFPVMIVRHLGAEIDPRTASGFVSITMICSGIVTILQALKKGPVGSGYLCPSVCGPSYMQASFMAISGGGLPLLFGMTGFVGIVESIFSRVMHKLRVLFPTEVTGTIVAMVGVTIIPLAIKSFVGLSETDTIVTTPEIIVGITTLLLMIGLNVFSKGKLRLYSALIGMASGYVLAYVFGLFTPADFQKIHQSKLVNFPYLKDLTWAFDPRMIIPFTIAALCSALKTVGDLTTCQKINDANWKRPEMKSISKGILADGLGGVLPGILGGFGQSTSSTNVGLSIATGATSRVIAYSTGIILIFLGFLPKLANIFIIMPKPVMGATLIYAIGFMIISGFQIVMSRMLDSRKIFVVGISLIFGLSADMIPLAYKDVHSWLSPIFHSSLSFGAVTAVVLNLLMRIGIKKKVSIALTAGKESSDKIYAFMQKAGSSWGARPNVIFKAITVMNEFMESAPELGLTSQDVIMNVSFDEFNLDVTIEYAGKQMLFPAKRPSKEILMTQENAAIELAGYLIATNADSTHSKIEKGHVYLTFHFEH from the coding sequence ATGATAAAAAAACCTGATAATCTTATCTATGGCGTAAATGAAAAGCCACCACCTTTTACTACATTATTTCTGGGTTTGCAACATGTTTTTGTCATCTTTATCGCGATGATCTTTCCTGTTATGATCGTCAGACATCTCGGTGCTGAGATCGATCCACGCACAGCAAGTGGCTTTGTGAGTATTACGATGATATGCAGCGGCATTGTGACCATATTACAGGCATTGAAGAAGGGACCGGTTGGATCAGGATATCTCTGTCCTTCAGTGTGTGGGCCATCATATATGCAAGCATCATTTATGGCAATTTCTGGTGGAGGACTGCCACTCCTGTTCGGCATGACAGGGTTTGTTGGTATTGTTGAGTCGATCTTCTCACGGGTAATGCATAAACTCAGAGTTTTATTCCCCACCGAGGTAACGGGTACAATCGTTGCAATGGTCGGTGTTACGATCATACCTTTGGCAATCAAGAGTTTTGTTGGTTTGAGTGAAACTGATACCATTGTTACTACACCTGAAATCATTGTAGGTATTACAACGCTTCTTTTGATGATCGGACTCAATGTATTCAGCAAGGGCAAACTCCGTCTCTACAGTGCATTGATCGGGATGGCTTCAGGATATGTTCTCGCTTATGTATTTGGACTCTTTACACCGGCAGATTTTCAAAAAATTCACCAGTCAAAGCTCGTTAACTTTCCTTACCTTAAAGATCTCACGTGGGCATTTGATCCGAGAATGATTATACCTTTTACCATAGCTGCTCTATGCTCTGCCCTCAAGACGGTCGGTGACCTGACTACATGCCAGAAGATAAATGATGCAAACTGGAAACGTCCTGAGATGAAATCCATTTCCAAAGGCATTCTTGCAGATGGTTTAGGTGGAGTACTCCCCGGAATCTTAGGAGGTTTCGGTCAATCAACTTCATCGACCAATGTTGGATTATCGATTGCAACCGGTGCTACCAGCCGGGTAATTGCTTACAGCACTGGTATCATACTCATTTTTCTGGGCTTCTTACCCAAACTTGCAAATATTTTTATAATCATGCCCAAACCAGTAATGGGAGCAACTCTCATCTATGCGATCGGCTTTATGATCATCTCAGGATTCCAGATAGTGATGAGCCGAATGCTCGACTCCCGAAAAATATTTGTTGTGGGAATATCTCTCATTTTCGGCCTGAGTGCAGATATGATCCCATTGGCATATAAAGATGTACATTCCTGGCTCAGCCCGATATTTCATTCTTCACTTTCTTTCGGAGCAGTCACCGCAGTTGTACTGAATCTTCTTATGAGGATAGGAATAAAGAAAAAGGTCTCAATTGCTCTTACCGCCGGCAAGGAATCTTCAGATAAAATTTATGCATTCATGCAGAAAGCTGGCAGTTCATGGGGAGCACGACCAAATGTTATTTTTAAAGCAATCACAGTAATGAATGAGTTTATGGAATCCGCACCTGAACTCGGGTTAACCTCGCAAGATGTTATTATGAATGTAAGTTTCGATGAATTTAACCTGGATGTAACTATAGAATATGCCGGAAAACAAATGCTCTTCCCTGCAAAGAGACCTTCGAAAGAGATATTAATGACCCAGGAAAATGCAGCAATTGAGCTGGCAGGATATCTGATTGCAACAAATGCAGATTCCACTCATTCAAAAATTGAAAAAGGACATGTTTACCTAACATTCCACTTTGAACATTAA
- a CDS encoding choloylglycine hydrolase family protein produces MNLNRKKFITVILGFMILCGNISVPAFACTGIRLTANDKGVVYGRTMEWGKFDLQSQIMIVPKGYLFKGLTPDGNNGKKWSAKYGFVGLDMMGQNFIADGMNEKGLVAGLFYHNGFASYPTYNKDMADITITAVDVTNYILSLFATIDEVRQGMEKVRVVAVIQEELGIPMYAHWMVTDPEGNSITIEFCDGNMKIFDNPLGVITNDPTYDWHMMNLRNYINLSPVSFPNKKINDLDFAPMGAGSGMIGLPGDNTPPSRFVRAVAWTQTARPTETSEETVYEIFRILDNFNLPLGAAEGSDKSSNLQGMRSSTIWTTAWDLSNHVLNYHTQHNRRVRALFLHKIDFSDIGDSIIRIPLDYNKKQDIQDITPTK; encoded by the coding sequence ATGAATTTAAACAGGAAAAAATTTATCACTGTAATTCTGGGATTTATGATTTTGTGTGGAAACATTTCAGTACCTGCTTTTGCATGCACGGGAATTAGATTGACCGCAAACGATAAGGGAGTTGTATATGGTCGTACGATGGAGTGGGGAAAATTTGATTTGCAGTCACAAATCATGATCGTTCCAAAGGGTTATTTGTTCAAAGGTCTCACTCCAGACGGTAATAATGGTAAAAAGTGGAGTGCAAAGTATGGTTTCGTGGGACTTGATATGATGGGACAAAATTTTATTGCAGACGGCATGAATGAAAAAGGTTTAGTTGCAGGATTATTCTATCATAATGGGTTTGCAAGCTATCCAACTTACAATAAAGACATGGCAGATATTACTATCACAGCGGTGGACGTGACGAATTATATTCTTTCTCTATTTGCAACAATTGATGAAGTTCGTCAGGGAATGGAAAAAGTTCGAGTTGTTGCTGTTATTCAAGAGGAACTTGGTATTCCTATGTACGCTCATTGGATGGTTACGGATCCTGAAGGTAATTCCATAACTATCGAGTTCTGTGATGGTAACATGAAAATCTTTGATAATCCTCTCGGGGTAATTACAAATGATCCTACGTATGATTGGCATATGATGAATTTGCGAAATTATATCAACCTATCTCCAGTTTCATTCCCTAATAAAAAAATTAATGATCTTGATTTTGCTCCGATGGGTGCAGGAAGCGGCATGATCGGCTTGCCTGGTGATAATACACCTCCTTCACGATTTGTACGTGCTGTTGCCTGGACGCAAACTGCCAGACCTACCGAAACATCAGAAGAAACAGTGTACGAAATATTTAGAATACTTGATAATTTTAATTTACCACTTGGTGCTGCAGAAGGTTCTGATAAGTCGAGTAACCTGCAAGGTATGCGCAGTTCAACGATTTGGACAACAGCGTGGGATCTATCAAACCATGTTCTCAATTATCATACCCAGCATAATAGGCGGGTCCGAGCACTATTTCTTCACAAAATAGACTTCTCGGATATTGGAGATAGCATCATTCGCATTCCTCTTGATTATAACAAAAAACAGGATATCCAAGATATTACTCCAACAAAATAG
- a CDS encoding cache domain-containing protein, which yields MIKIFNSNSTVLLISLLLLLSCTSTPSQYDYKDTENLVNFVNRAVDLIEEYGEEGFQQFRIKGSEWDHGDLYVFVWGLDGMRYVYPPDPSGEGKNMLDLKDINNKPIGKLFVEAVTGKSGEGWVHYQWPKPDSDKPIWKSTFLKKAVSPSGNEYLIGSGLYEMPIDKAFVVYNVNQAAELLQEKGIAALEELRSISGPYRFMDCYIFIKDMQGNEIFNAAFPELEGTNIMELRDADDQFFVKDEIKILQNRDYCWNDYMWPKPGQTEPSLKRVFVKKALVDGETLVVGCGYYPPE from the coding sequence ATGATTAAGATTTTCAATAGTAATTCTACTGTGCTCCTCATTTCACTCCTTTTACTACTTTCGTGCACAAGCACTCCTTCACAATATGATTACAAAGATACCGAGAATCTTGTTAACTTTGTGAACAGAGCCGTTGATCTCATTGAAGAATACGGCGAGGAAGGATTTCAGCAATTCAGGATCAAAGGCAGCGAATGGGATCACGGTGATCTCTATGTTTTTGTATGGGGTTTGGATGGTATGAGATATGTTTATCCTCCCGATCCTTCAGGAGAGGGAAAGAATATGCTTGATCTCAAAGACATCAACAACAAACCCATTGGAAAATTATTTGTCGAAGCAGTAACAGGTAAATCTGGTGAGGGGTGGGTACACTATCAATGGCCCAAACCTGACAGCGACAAACCAATTTGGAAAAGCACTTTTCTGAAAAAAGCCGTTTCACCATCAGGCAATGAATATCTTATTGGAAGCGGATTGTATGAAATGCCGATTGATAAAGCATTTGTAGTCTATAATGTTAATCAGGCAGCTGAACTCCTGCAAGAAAAAGGTATAGCAGCATTAGAAGAACTACGAAGTATTTCAGGACCTTACAGGTTCATGGATTGTTATATCTTTATAAAAGATATGCAGGGTAACGAAATATTCAATGCAGCATTCCCCGAATTAGAAGGAACGAATATCATGGAACTCCGCGATGCGGATGATCAGTTCTTTGTTAAAGATGAAATCAAAATTTTACAAAATCGAGACTATTGCTGGAATGACTATATGTGGCCAAAACCAGGACAGACAGAACCATCTCTTAAGAGAGTTTTTGTTAAAAAAGCACTGGTAGATGGAGAAACTCTTGTTGTTGGCTGTGGTTATTATCCGCCCGAATAA
- a CDS encoding flippase-like domain-containing protein → MSDRKKIIIGILIGIVLIIVWMQFINMDEVLGYLKKLNVLYVLIASILYLLSYFIRSVRWKQILKPVCKLTIKEVYFNWMAGFFLNYLIPIRAGEFAKSYFIKRTKGIPISKSLPSIFIDKVFDSISIFLVIGLIPFLHVNISKPLLILIFLLIAVFIIGAGILVISAINKPLVVKILTKFFFFIPKKFKTKFFEIIEIFVEGVGLFRHHTNILPSVIVLTIVAVLIDSVYFFFIFRAFDQLISFPIILFGYTLIYLSYILPTPPAQIGSNELIMVLIFSVGLGLNKEMVSAVMTFAHLLTGILIVVVGLISFSYIGVNIADTFRDVNISEMEDDFKDT, encoded by the coding sequence ATGTCAGATAGAAAAAAGATCATAATCGGAATTCTCATTGGAATCGTTCTCATCATTGTTTGGATGCAGTTCATCAATATGGACGAGGTTCTTGGGTATCTTAAAAAACTTAATGTTCTCTATGTTCTGATCGCTTCTATCCTGTATCTGCTTTCCTATTTTATCCGCTCAGTACGCTGGAAACAAATCCTTAAGCCCGTTTGCAAACTTACAATCAAAGAAGTATATTTTAATTGGATGGCTGGCTTCTTTCTCAATTATTTGATACCCATCCGCGCAGGTGAATTCGCTAAGAGTTATTTTATTAAACGAACAAAAGGTATCCCGATATCAAAGAGTCTTCCATCAATTTTTATCGATAAAGTTTTTGATTCCATATCTATCTTCCTCGTCATCGGGCTTATTCCATTTCTGCATGTAAATATCTCGAAACCTTTGCTTATTTTGATCTTCCTGCTTATTGCTGTATTCATCATCGGTGCTGGTATCCTTGTAATATCGGCGATAAACAAACCACTTGTGGTAAAAATTCTAACAAAATTCTTCTTTTTTATTCCCAAGAAATTTAAAACTAAATTCTTTGAGATTATTGAAATTTTCGTCGAAGGCGTCGGGCTTTTCAGACATCATACAAATATCCTTCCGTCAGTAATTGTTTTAACCATCGTTGCAGTACTGATAGACAGTGTTTACTTTTTCTTTATTTTCCGCGCATTCGATCAACTTATTTCATTTCCGATCATCCTTTTTGGTTATACACTGATCTATCTTTCCTATATTCTTCCTACACCACCTGCACAGATAGGAAGTAATGAATTAATAATGGTTTTAATTTTTTCTGTGGGTCTTGGTTTGAATAAAGAAATGGTAAGCGCCGTCATGACATTTGCACATTTATTGACAGGAATTTTAATTGTTGTTGTTGGATTAATAAGTTTTAGTTATATCGGTGTGAACATTGCAGACACCTTCCGCGATGTGAACATCTCAGAAATGGAAGATGATTTTAAAGATACGTAA
- a CDS encoding MoxR family ATPase, with the protein MDKIVSESDVKTIENLSETRAKIVNEIHKVIVGQDKVIEYFLISLFANGHCLLVGVPGLAKTLLISTISQVLDLKFSRIQFTPDLMPSDITGTDILTEDKTTGKRAFQFIKGPIFANIILADEINRTPPKTQSALLEAMQERKVTAGNNTFPLEPPFFVLATQNPIEQEGTYPLPEAQLDRFIFHIDIDYPSYEEEKQIAEITTSREFQSIQKIVSGEEIIKLQKFIFKVPVPDHILDSAVKLARLSRPKFEDAPDFVKNWVNWGAGPRASQYLVLAAKTRAALHGRTVPSMEDIEFVATPILQHRILLNFAAEAEGITSKEVIQKLLGCLK; encoded by the coding sequence ATGGATAAAATTGTCTCGGAAAGCGACGTAAAAACTATAGAAAACCTCTCTGAAACCAGAGCAAAGATAGTGAACGAAATCCACAAAGTCATTGTGGGACAGGATAAGGTGATCGAATATTTCCTTATCTCTCTTTTTGCAAATGGACATTGCCTGCTGGTTGGTGTGCCCGGATTGGCAAAAACACTTTTGATCAGCACTATTTCTCAAGTACTCGATCTGAAATTCAGCCGAATTCAGTTCACCCCTGACCTTATGCCGTCAGATATAACCGGCACAGACATACTCACTGAAGATAAGACAACCGGCAAGCGCGCTTTTCAGTTTATAAAAGGTCCGATCTTTGCAAATATCATCCTTGCTGACGAGATAAATAGAACTCCTCCCAAAACACAGTCTGCGCTTCTCGAAGCAATGCAGGAGAGAAAAGTTACTGCCGGCAACAATACGTTCCCGCTCGAACCACCTTTCTTCGTATTAGCAACCCAAAATCCTATCGAGCAGGAAGGAACCTATCCCCTACCTGAAGCGCAACTCGACAGATTCATCTTTCATATCGATATAGATTATCCTTCCTATGAAGAGGAAAAGCAGATCGCCGAGATCACCACAAGCAGAGAATTTCAAAGTATTCAAAAAATAGTAAGCGGTGAAGAGATCATAAAACTGCAAAAGTTCATTTTTAAGGTTCCTGTTCCCGATCATATTCTCGATAGTGCTGTAAAACTCGCACGTCTTTCCCGTCCTAAATTCGAAGATGCCCCAGATTTCGTGAAAAATTGGGTGAACTGGGGTGCTGGACCACGGGCATCGCAATATCTCGTTCTTGCAGCAAAGACACGCGCTGCATTACATGGAAGGACCGTACCTTCAATGGAAGATATCGAATTTGTAGCCACGCCAATTCTTCAACACAGAATTCTTCTGAACTTCGCAGCAGAAGCAGAGGGTATTACATCAAAGGAAGTCATACAGAAGCTGCTTGGATGTTTAAAATAG
- a CDS encoding cache domain-containing protein translates to MKKIIPVIVVLIIIAVSIIILRKVLRPGEGMTPSEKARSIVLNKIKENVQDALDSADRDFSASAQEIAKQGVASETTRAILNKLVESHPFIVDCCIVDTTGIMIIVEPENFKSFEGSDIHDQEQVQKVQQTHLPVMSKAFNAVEGFQAVDIEYPIMSSGRDFIGSLSMLIRPDSMLVDIIKPIIKGVPVNVWVMQKDGVILYDRNKEEIGRNLFSDDMYKPYGNLRALGHEIIENETGIGSYTFLSDTMKEAVEKQCFWETTGLYDMQWKLVLTSQLSGAEALKGSKESIRYIQKKLREFLQRDDLHAALLTQNDDKIKECFRNFYDDYPYIYSIQWTDTSMVGRFGIPPEHSLTNYNYRESREGFDERNEAFMELVENQEPVVVEKDLLEGDRAIFIIEPVMYEEIYLGIIYIMILK, encoded by the coding sequence ATGAAAAAGATTATTCCCGTCATTGTTGTACTCATTATAATTGCTGTTTCGATTATAATCCTGAGAAAAGTATTACGTCCAGGGGAAGGCATGACCCCTTCAGAAAAAGCTCGTTCGATCGTACTGAACAAGATAAAGGAGAACGTTCAAGACGCTCTCGATTCAGCAGATAGGGATTTCTCAGCTTCAGCACAAGAAATCGCTAAACAGGGTGTTGCAAGCGAAACAACTCGTGCAATATTGAATAAGCTTGTAGAAAGCCATCCGTTTATTGTTGACTGCTGTATTGTAGACACAACTGGTATTATGATCATTGTAGAACCGGAAAATTTCAAATCCTTTGAAGGATCGGACATTCATGACCAGGAACAGGTTCAAAAGGTTCAGCAGACACATCTACCCGTCATGAGCAAGGCATTTAATGCTGTTGAGGGTTTTCAGGCTGTCGATATTGAATATCCGATCATGTCAAGCGGACGGGATTTCATCGGCTCGCTCAGCATGCTCATCCGCCCTGATTCAATGCTCGTGGATATCATAAAACCCATAATAAAAGGAGTACCGGTAAATGTTTGGGTAATGCAAAAAGATGGTGTGATCCTTTACGACCGAAATAAAGAAGAGATCGGCAGAAATCTTTTTAGTGATGACATGTATAAACCTTATGGAAATTTACGAGCCCTTGGACACGAAATTATCGAAAACGAAACCGGCATTGGCTCATATACGTTCCTGTCTGACACTATGAAAGAAGCAGTCGAAAAGCAGTGTTTCTGGGAGACAACTGGGCTTTATGACATGCAATGGAAACTTGTTCTCACATCTCAACTTTCCGGAGCTGAAGCTCTTAAAGGTTCGAAGGAGTCCATTCGATATATTCAGAAAAAACTTCGTGAATTCCTTCAGCGCGATGACCTTCACGCGGCACTTCTTACACAGAATGACGACAAGATCAAAGAATGTTTCCGGAATTTTTATGATGATTATCCATATATATACAGCATCCAATGGACTGATACATCAATGGTTGGACGATTCGGTATTCCTCCCGAACATTCGCTAACGAATTATAACTACCGGGAAAGCAGAGAGGGATTCGACGAACGAAATGAAGCTTTTATGGAATTAGTCGAGAATCAAGAACCTGTTGTGGTTGAAAAAGACCTGCTTGAGGGAGATCGTGCAATTTTCATCATCGAACCTGTCATGTATGAAGAAATATATCTTGGAATAATTTACATTATGATCTTGAAATGA